Proteins from one Dromiciops gliroides isolate mDroGli1 chromosome 6, mDroGli1.pri, whole genome shotgun sequence genomic window:
- the LZTS3 gene encoding leucine zipper putative tumor suppressor 3, translated as MAKLETLSVCADPGRDPLLAFAPRPPEPRPAAPRLVAMGSVGSGVAHAQEFAMKSVGTRTGGGGRGGYPGPRGSGPGSGSGDLPARYPSEDKALANSLHLNGDLRAGASGGVSGDRTDTCGNMVSSSGDKAPPQYREPSHPPKILPTSGKLDQCTEPLVRPSAFKPVVPKNFHSMQNLCPPQSNGASDSRKGPGGLKGGGLDKARTMTPAGSNSGGGGSSSGGGGLSDSGRNSLTSLPTYSSGYSQHLAPLSASTSHINRIGTASYGGGGGPSSGGPGYHDLSSSDSGRASSKSTPSFGRLNPLGSGEGGGNGSVGGVAGGLGSFPASPPSPDAVIQELEERLWEKEQEVAGLRRSLEQSEAAIAQVFEERQKVWEREMEELRQNCAGKLQQVTRRAQRAQQGLQMQVLRLQQDKKQLQEDAARLARQRDELQEKVAACQKEQADFLPRMEETKWEVCQKAGEISLLKQQLKESQADVSQKLSEIVGLRSQLREGRASLRQKEEQLLTLRDSLGAKQPSLELQLREGEAELVPGLRLRERLGPGEPRAGETTTADATSAAAAAAGEPAELCESDEAKMRRQAAASSSSSLSSGPPQDGEGDAADTAGARALRREVGRLQAELAAERRARERQGAGFAEERRVWLEEKEKVIEYQKQLQLNYVEMYQRNQELARRLGELGAAGAPLPAPMPLPVPVPAPAPAAHGGPAEEKKAWTPSRLERIESTEI; from the exons ATGGCGAAACTGGAAACCCTGTCCGTGTGCGCCGACCCCGGCCGTGACCCCCTCCTGGCCTTTGCCCCTCGGCCACCCGAGCCCCGCCCGGCAGCTCCTCGACTCGTGGCCATGGGCAGTGTGGGCAGTGGTGTGGCCCATGCCCAGGAATTTGCCATGAAGAGCGTGGGCACGCGGACAGGTGGGGGTGGCCGAGGGGGCTACCCTGGGCCAAGGGGCAGCGGGCCGGGGTCTGGCAGCGGGGACCTGCCAGCCAGATACCCCTCGGAGGACAAAGCCCTGGCCAACTCCCTGCACCTCAATGGGGATCTGCGGGCCGGGGCCAGTGGTGGTGTCAGCGGAGACCGGACAGATACCTGTGGCAACATGGTCAGCAGCAGCGGTGACAAGGCCCCACCCCAGTACCGGGAGCCCAGCCATCCGCCGAAGATCCTGCCCACCTCTGGCAAGCTGGACCAG TGCACAGAGCCTCTGGTGAGACCGTCAGCCTTCAAGCCAGTTGTGCCCAAGAATTTCCATTCAATGCAAAACCTGTGTCCGCCCCAAAGCAATGGGGCGTCAGACAGCCGCAAAGGCCCCGGGGGCCTCAAGGGGGGTGGGCTGGACAAGGCCCGGACTATGACCCCGGCTGGCAGCAACagcgggggtgggggaagcagcaGTGGGGGAGGAGGACTCTCCGACTCAGGCCGAAACTCACTGACCAGTCTGCCTACGTACAGCTCAGGCTACAGCCAGCACCTAGCGCCCCTGAGCGCCTCCACCAGTCACATCAACCGCATTGGCACGGCCAGCTACGGGGGCGGGGGTGGCCCCAGCAGCGGGGGCCCCGGCTATCATGACCTTTCGTCTTCCGACAGTGGGAGGGCTTCTAGCAAGAGCACCCCCTCCTTTGGTAGGCTTAACCCCCTGGGGTCCGGGGAGGGTGGCGGCAACGGCAGCGTGGGGGGGGTCGCCGGGGGCCTGGGCTCTTTCCCGGCCTCTCCCCCTTCCCCGGATGCAGTGATCCAGGAGCTGGAGGAGCGCCTGTGGGAGAAGGAGCAGGAGGTGGCCGGGCTGCGGAGAAGCCTGGAGCAGAGCGAGGCGGCCATCGCGCAGGTGTTTGAGGAGCGACAGAAGGTGTGGGAGCGGGAGATGGAGGAGCTGAGGCAGAACTGCGCGGGGAAGCTGCAGCAGGTGACCCGCCGTGCCCAACGCGCCCAGCAGGGCCTGCAGATGCAGGTGCTGCGGCTGCAGCAGGACAAGAAGCAGCTGCAGGAAGACGCGGCCAGGCTCGCCCGGCAGCGAGACGAACTCCAGGAAAAGGTGGCAGCCTGCCAGAAGGAGCAGGCTGACTTCCTGCCCCGCATGGAGGAGACCAAGTGGGAG GTGTGCCAGAAGGCGGGCGAGATCTCGCTCCTGAAACAGCAGCTGAAGGAGTCCCAGGCGGACGTGAGCCAGAAGCTGAGCGAGATCGTGGGGCTGCGCTCGCAGCTGCGGGAGGGCCGGGCTTCCTTGCGCCAGAAAGAGGAGCAGCTGCTGACCCTGAGGGACTCGCTGGGCGCCAAGCAGCCCAGCCTGGAGCTGCAGCTGCGAGAGGGCGAGGCGGAGCTGGTCCCGGGGCTGCGGCTACGGGAGCGCCTAGGCCCCGGTGAGCCTCGGGCCGGGGAGACCACCACGGCCGACGCGACCTCcgcagcagccgccgccgccggggAGCCCGCCGAGCTCTGCGAGAGCGACGAGGCCAAGATGCGCAGACAGGCGGCTGCGTCCTCATCTTCGTCCTTGTCCTCGGGCCCCCCCCAGGACGGGGAGGGCGACGCGGCGGACACGGCCGGAGCCCGGGCCCTGCGGAGGGAGGTGGGCCGGCTGCAGGCGGAGCTGGCGGCCGAGCGGCGCGCCCGGGAGCGGCAGGGGGCCGGCTTCGCCGAGGAGCGGCGCGTGTGgctggaggagaaggagaaggtcaTCGAGTACCAGAAGCAGCTGCAGCTCAACTACGTGGAGATGTACCAGCGCAACCAGGAGCTGGCGCGGCGCCTCGGGGAGCTGGGGGCCGCGGGCGCCCCCCTGCCCGCACCCATGCCTCTGCCCGTGCCCGTGCCCGCGCCCGCGCCCGCGGCCCACGGCGGCCCCGCGGAGGAGAAGAAGGCCTGGACCCCGTCCCGCCTGGAGCGCATCGAGTCCACTGAAATCTGA